Sequence from the Magallana gigas chromosome 4, xbMagGiga1.1, whole genome shotgun sequence genome:
cTCATCAGAAAAAAGGGCTATTTCCCAAaacttcaaaatcctaatccggggggggggggggggggggggctagtctATCTATAACTTATAACTTCGATTTCTCTCATTTCTATTCCAATCTTTTACATACTCCaaaaaagggaggggggggggggcaactccatgataattaaatctttactttgtaaatttatgaaaattatttgctgcgagaaaaagtgttaTATACCAGTGTAGTGCATACTGTGacgtgatttataaacaaatcaaaataaaaagaagttaGCAGATgaacaaaatgtttaatttgtaaCAGTTGTGATCTATTGATGAAAAATTCAATCACTGCAATTGAATTTTAGACTTCAAAGAGAGATTATTTGCTAGTAGCAGCAATTGACTTTGGAACAACATTTTCTGGATACGCATTTTCATCAAAACATGATTTTGTGAAGGACCCAACAAAGGCTAGCCTAAGACGATGGATAGACCCTATAAGCTCGATGATGCACTGCAAGACTTCGACGTGCATTTTATTCACTGAAGATCAGGAGGTTGATAAATTTGGATTTGAGGCAGAGGCCAAATACTTGAACCTGATTTCTGACAATAACCATAACAAttggtattttttcaaaaaatttaagatGTCGCTTTACGAAATGCAGGTAAATTACTTAAGTACCTATCAttcttgtatatataaataatatatgatatatctatataatTGCAGCAAAGATGGTAAAATCATTACTAGTACTCATATCAGACTGAGTTCTGCAACATTCAATtaatatgttcttttttttttaagtcagaGGATCAACAACTTTTAATTAAGGATGACAATGGCAAAGCAATGTCCGCCCTAGTTGTATTTTCTGAATCACTTCgatatttaaaacaatctttGTTGGATGAAGTCAAGAATCAGTTcatcaatattgaattaaacGAAATAAAATGGGTAATTACAGTACCAGCTATCTGGTCTGATCCTGCAAAAGCTTTCATGAGGAGAGCTGCGATGaaggtatttttaaataatattttgttttcgaCAGTTTTCATATAAATCTCAAATTAAGTTcaaataaacatgaaataatcaaatcatCAGGTTAATATAAACGAAAACGCCTTCTCtatatttttgagatattttgaattaacaacattttcaaagtaatgcataattatattattaaatcGGAAAATTCAAGCACGCCCCTTGCAAATCTGTTTTCTAGCTGCAATATGAACGCAACTGAATTCTTAATAGAAAATTACAAGCCTATATCATTCAGTaaagattctctctctctctctctctctctctctctctctctctctctctctctctctctctctctctctttagcaaattttattgaaaaaccttttaatgcaatttatcaCAGGCAGGAATAGACTCCGAGATGCTAACAATAGCATTGGAACCTGAAGCAGCAGCGCTGTATATTAAACACATTCCTGTAGAGAAAAGAGTGGATGAAAGTAAGGAAGGAGTTTTACAGGTCTTTTGTCCTGGAACAAAATACATCATAGTGGACGCTGGGGGTAAACTGTTTGTtaacatacatttttatttatagagAAATAGACCATTCCATATTTTACGTCAGTAATATAGGTTAGAGGCTAATTCAATTGAAATTTGTgtttcattgtacatgtaggtggTACAATTGACAGCTGGAAGACGGTTACGTTAGAGAACTCATTAAAGCAACTGGAGGAAACTGGGGAGGTACGAGGGTCGACGAAGAATATatggattttatcaaatctatCAATGGTGAAGAtgtgacaaaacatattgaAGAAAGCAAACCTGACGTGTTTTTTGAAGCCTGTAGAGAGTTTGAAATGGCTAAACGTAGAATTAAACCGATGTCTGACGATAAATTTACAGTTAAAATCCCGTGGTGCATCGGGGAAGAGTACAAAAATTATAACGAAGGTAAAAGCTTAAATTTATTAGAAACTTGTTTATCAAGGAGTGGTAAACAAATAGGGATTTCATTTAACAAAGATAAATTGCGATTGGCACCACTGGATGCAGAAGAATTCTTTAAACAATCAATCACTGAAATATCTAATCATCTTACgaaactatttcaaaataaggaCGGAAAAGGCATCTCCACCATAATTCTTGTCGGTGGTTATGCAGAATCTCCAATGCTTATCGAAGGAATCAAATCCAACTTTCCTGAAATGCGTACGGTTATTCCACAAGAAGCATCTTCGTCTATTTTGCGTGGCGCACTCATTTTTGGTCACAACCCCAGTCTTATAAAACAGAGGCGGAGCAAGTACACCTATGGTATTTGtgtgaacaaaaaattcaaTCCTTCCGAACACGATGAAAAACATAGATATGAAGAAAATGGAGAATATCGATGTGGGGGATATTTTAGTAAACTAGTAGAGGTTGATGAATGTTTTGATGTTGGAGAATCTCAAATTGAAAAACGATATCGCATGAAGAGGTGTAAAGATGAgggaaatttgaaattatatgCCAGTACATCGAAATGCCCTAAGTATGTTGATGAAGAAGACTGCTTTTACATTGGGCATATTCTCTCTCCAGGGCACGAGTTTGTCCctgaagaatatatatatattaatgttttCTTTGGAGACACGCAAATTTTCTTCCTAGCTGACCAACCAAAAAGTGAAAAGACGGCTCTTTGCTATCTTGGACAATAACGAAAAAGCTACACATACCATTTACACTTACCTGTTCCTGCCTAAAAGCGTTCAATGATGATATGAAGATCGATTATTTAAATCATTagttggattttaaaaaattgcttttgtATTAATCACCTGTTTAggttggtttttcttttttgtcacCTTTTGTCTGGTCAACTAAGCGCAATTATCATTCTCAGTGACCATTGAACTTGAAACATGCATTTACGAGGAGGTTTTTGCATGATACATAAAACTcagtatatcatttatattatattcttctatatcatatataatattatttgcaTTTAAGTTATTTCAATCTCGCTATCTGTACATTTTTGATGCAACTACACAATGTGTTTAATATGTTATTTCTAATGCAGTTGTTTCACGATACCTAGGCATACTTGTAAAAGTGTCATAATTTCAATATCTTCTAGAACAATTATCAGTTATTGAGCTTGACAATGTTTTCTGAAACGCTCTTTAGTAAGTAATTCCTTTTTATGGTTTCGTCATCATAATTATTGCTAAATCCCCTTTAACGGGGCAtagtcacaattttggtcaaaaattatttttccggttttaatgtttacaatgcataagtaaggtatttttaatatgcaaccaCAAATTTGAGGGTCAtgtgttgagttataagcgaattACAGagctttaaatctttaaaactatgtaaacaaagcttttgtttacattttgaatgttaatgaAATGCCCAATTTTAGAccttaaatgaatgtgttaaacgttagaaaatgtttatttatgcttcatgaataagaagatggacaaattagcttaaaaaaagatttttactggtatattgaacctgtatgtaaataaaaacagggcatgagccttgtttacataataaagaATAGCGAgcgctgtatcttgcttatttaaacaataaaatgctttctttggtgattcattcgggataggaaggtagcgggttatgtaaataatttttttctgcaataatcgctaccttcataacccacatgaatcatcaaagaaagcattatattgtttatatttacatctttcttttagctaattgataaattgaagttagtaaaattcacgaaattactgttaatgtacataagtacgtttacttagctaaaagaaacagctaaatcgtctcttgtgagactttgagattgacatcatgattatttcatgcagtccgtgatctttcttaggtcgctgtagatttcgaccaatcgataaacagggggtgtcaatttcagtcaCGGCACTTTTTGGTCAGTTTAggcgctgtagatttcgaccgatcgataaacggggcgtgtagatttcagtctggttgtgtctatagagctatgaattaactataagttgcAGTAAGAAATAGAGGTAAAAATACTTGGTATATATAAATGTAGCTTaatgactgactctcaaatttcatttgatcattagaaatgcatttctaaagcattgtaaataataaaaacagataaaaagaatttgaccaaaaataaTGCCCATAATTGTATCAAATTCAGAATATCAGACAAGATTTTCTAgacgtatatttttttaaacaaagcatGAAGTGTAAATGATGTCCaccttttaataataatatttgtgTCGAGTTTGGCTAGCAATAAAGTCTAAACACCAAAACAGCAATTGCAGTTCTTTTTCTACGAGTTCTTTCAATATCCATATGTACTTGCTTACAGTAGATATATTCCAGTATATGCCtagaaaaaatgttcattgaacgTGGAAACTGCTAATTGTCCGGGCAGCTGTCGGGACCTACGACGTGAGTATTATTACTGCCGATCGCAAGGAAAACGTATGTCTGGTGCACGATAATCGTAAGATGGAAGTACGGTTACTACGAGCATCGCACGTTGCGAGTGGAATCCCGtctttaaggtcaagatcttgtaaatgaaaggtgcctacaagtttatgaaattcaagatataaactcttttaatgatgcttcataacattatctttgtttcatagggtgtaaaatcatcttttaaacaatcatttttttatgaaatatgaaggataaaagtaacaaatatcAGAGTTAAGTccattttttgacaaatgaaatatatccaGAATGTCTACAGTttctccaaaaacggcattaaacaagctcttgacctctttaaaatgatgtcaaatagaatataggtaccgggattacttttcccgtgattaaatatagaatgtcaaaatattgttttattttctacacaaTTATAGCCGTAAAATACGGAAAAGATTATTCAGATCCATTATGACGGCATGACGGTTCTGgcaccaaaaagacagtctGGAATCACTTAcgagatcttgaccttaaggacgttgtttactcagggtttgagttctaaAATCTGGATTGTTAAACAGTttaatttcatgagtaaaatttgttttaaatacaaaaagtatttataaaatgaattattattggcataacaatcgatatttttactaaattatggaattaggctctgacaaagtttgacttttagcgaaacagaggaaattcggataaaatttttcagatttggttttccactgaaatatttttggtagtactataatatttaaagttaagattttatttgttagtcaacatatttttgcatattttctgttggttttatcttgctttttagTTTAGATAATCgcatggcacacactacaaaaatattgaaaaatgcctaaaaatgataaaagacaccatatatcaacattttgatcattgacctcatataaattttatgccagcagagaaaagtcaatatacttagtttaatactatttatgttttagcattatcatcattcagttttttgtaatattgaatcaaaatgggtagtaatttgaaaactgatagaggaaattcggactagaatatctataaaaattgtgaatgaaaacttaatgctttgtatcaatttaatgtcactaccattcataaactgtatttcatttgtcaaagagttaggcaatttgtattattttcacaattaagaaaatctcaatcatagtctaaagtttttatggatttttctcaaattttcaaatattattcaatggccattaactcaaaaagtaggtcattgacctacttttttgaaagtgaagaataacactaccatgtaaggtctataacacacaacagttggtttttcattatcatcagtggattttttttcattctgagtaaacgtcatcttTAAAGTAAATTGTATGCAACACCTACGACTGGCACGTCAAACGTCCTTTTTTCTTACCTTACACTCGCGCAATTACttcaaaacgatttttaacGCTACGTTCACCCACAGAAGCCGCGACTGGCTAAACCCATACCACACGATTAACATACATCTACGCCCAGTTGTGACTGAGGCTTAAGTCTTAATTGTAACAGTAGAAATCGGTAATATTGCAGTATTCGGAGATGGTAGTAAAATAATGCGTCAGACTTTACTGTCACTTTAAATTTGGAATTTAAAAGGAACATATATCAAAATTCTAACTTTGGCTtaggtttaaaaatatatgttccaTGTTAGATTTTCAAACAAACCATATAAACCCTGTTTTTCTGATCTATGGGTTTGGTAACGCCAGAGAAGGCATAAGGAAGTATGAAATACTGTGCTAATGTAAAACCCTCCGTAATTCATCCTAATTAAATAATAACTCATTAATCATCCATTCatcttactttttatttttgcaagataaaatatattttttcttttatcataatAACATATGACgatgatatattaaaaactgcAAACTTATTTAAACAAGTCATAGTTCCAAAGAAAACTTCATAAAAAGCACTGAGTAAACTCTCAAAATGTTCCAATTTGACAAGTTATATACAAGATAATTTTATAAGAAACAAATGACATTGTGTTCTAAATAGACACATTAGTATTCACAAGGTGTGAGTATGAGACAAAACACATAATAATTCTCTCAGTAACTGGCATTTTCacagtatatatttataacaacCATTTCATTCAACAActtatttcaatgatatacaaGTAGACACCATTTTGGTGACTAATGAATAAAACTGTTCCTAAagacaacaaattaaaattaaacaaatctcATTCtaccaaacaataaaaacacttttcatgttttatcattaaaaaaaaatgcaaaaaccataaaacttaaacttgtgaaaataatttctgaaagtattgtttttacttttaaaataaatattgcacattcaatataaacaaaacataaaaaattcatactaattttcttataaatgtaACATCAATATGATCACTGTCATAAAGAAAGTTCTTTTAACTTGCATATCAAATTTAAAGGTCTtggtaaaatcattttccattgaatttgttaaaatacattTCATACATACTCGTACATAGCACCAGAGCAAAACATTAACCATAATACATAATGGTATCAATGTATCATTTCTATACAATATCTCCTATGACAGCT
This genomic interval carries:
- the LOC136274366 gene encoding heat shock 70 kDa protein 12A-like; this translates as MTSKRDYLLVAAIDFGTTFSGYAFSSKHDFVKDPTKASLRRWIDPISSMMHCKTSTCILFTEDQEVDKFGFEAEAKYLNLISDNNHNNWYFFKKFKMSLYEMQSEDQQLLIKDDNGKAMSALVVFSESLRYLKQSLLDEVKNQFINIELNEIKWVITVPAIWSDPAKAFMRRAAMKAGIDSEMLTIALEPEAAALYIKHIPVEKRVDESKEGVLQVFCPGTKYIIVDAGGGTIDSWKTVTLENSLKQLEETGEVRGSTKNIWILSNLSMVKM